A genome region from Microbacterium terricola includes the following:
- a CDS encoding prephenate dehydrogenase: MSTTTDARAAAPLAARTSGTVRIVGSGLLGSSIGHALSALGVDVALADASPAQLRLAVDYGAGRLAAADDAPSLIVVAVPPDVTADVIERELADYPDAVVTDVASVKLEPLHALRARGVDLSRYIGSHPLAGRERGGAISARADIFVGRPWVVCRDGETSSADLAVVEGLALDLGATPIEMSPEDHDRSVALVSHVPQIVASVLAARFVGAADESLRLAGQGVRDTTRIAASAPELWVQILGANAAPVVEVLDALAGDLADVAEALRLPDAPGSRRAVADTIRRGNEGVERLPGKHGQNRRFEQVVVMVDDTPGQLGRLFGELGELDVNVEDLRLEHSPGAQFGLAEISVVPDAVRRAVDGLEARGWKIASTTND, encoded by the coding sequence GTGAGCACCACGACCGACGCGCGCGCCGCCGCGCCGCTGGCCGCGCGCACGTCGGGAACCGTCCGCATCGTCGGGTCCGGTCTGCTCGGATCGAGCATCGGCCACGCCCTCTCGGCGCTGGGCGTCGATGTCGCGCTCGCCGACGCGTCGCCCGCCCAGCTGCGCCTCGCCGTCGACTACGGCGCCGGGCGTCTCGCCGCTGCCGACGATGCGCCGTCGCTCATCGTCGTGGCGGTGCCGCCGGACGTCACCGCCGATGTGATCGAGCGCGAGCTCGCGGACTACCCGGATGCCGTCGTCACCGATGTCGCCTCCGTGAAGCTCGAGCCGCTCCACGCACTGCGCGCCCGCGGGGTCGATCTGTCCCGCTACATCGGCTCGCATCCGCTGGCCGGCCGCGAGCGGGGTGGCGCCATCTCCGCCCGCGCCGACATCTTCGTGGGGCGCCCCTGGGTGGTCTGCCGCGACGGCGAGACCTCGTCGGCCGACCTCGCTGTCGTCGAGGGACTCGCGCTCGACCTGGGCGCGACGCCCATCGAGATGTCTCCGGAAGACCACGACCGATCGGTCGCCCTCGTCTCGCATGTGCCGCAGATCGTCGCCAGCGTGCTGGCCGCCCGATTCGTCGGTGCCGCAGACGAATCGCTGCGACTGGCCGGCCAGGGCGTGCGCGACACCACGCGGATCGCCGCATCCGCCCCAGAACTGTGGGTCCAGATCCTCGGCGCGAACGCCGCGCCGGTCGTCGAAGTGCTCGACGCGCTCGCCGGCGACCTGGCCGATGTAGCCGAGGCGCTGCGGCTTCCCGACGCACCCGGTTCGCGCCGCGCCGTCGCCGACACCATCCGCCGCGGCAACGAGGGTGTCGAGCGGCTGCCGGGCAAGCACGGGCAGAACCGCCGCTTCGAGCAGGTGGTCGTCATGGTCGACGACACCCCGGGCCAGCTCGGGCGCCTCTTCGGCGAGCTCGGCGAGCTCGATGTGAACGTGGAAGACCTGCGCCTGGAGCATTCTCCCGGCGCCCAATTCGGCCTGGCCGAGATCAGTGTCGTGCCCGACGCCGTGCGCCGTGCGGTGGACGGGCTCGAGGCGCGCGGCTGGAAGATTGCGAGCACCACCAATGACTGA
- a CDS encoding nuclear transport factor 2 family protein, whose protein sequence is MPSVSDLLSANLHEVFGNRDALARRKAVDWVYSEDVTFTDPEGTVQGRSAVNDKAAALLADVPGDFVFVEDGERYVGTDIGALAWAFGPTGAPVARGIDVITVANETITSVRTFFIDTI, encoded by the coding sequence ATGCCCAGCGTCTCTGACCTGCTCTCAGCCAACCTGCACGAGGTGTTCGGCAACCGAGACGCCCTCGCCAGGCGCAAGGCAGTCGATTGGGTGTACTCCGAGGACGTCACGTTCACCGACCCCGAGGGCACCGTTCAGGGACGATCAGCCGTCAACGACAAGGCAGCAGCGCTGCTGGCAGACGTTCCCGGCGACTTCGTGTTCGTCGAGGATGGAGAGCGCTACGTCGGCACAGACATCGGTGCGCTCGCCTGGGCATTCGGTCCGACCGGTGCTCCCGTCGCTCGCGGCATTGACGTCATTACCGTCGCCAACGAGACCATCACAAGCGTTCGCACCTTCTTCATCGACACCATTTGA
- a CDS encoding SRPBCC family protein, with protein sequence MPSTFVIVTDADVSARKLFEISLDIDAHVSSMHQSGERAIAGTTSGTIGLGETVTWRARHFGIWFSMTSKITALESPTRFVDQQVRGPFKAFVHEHRFESVADGCRMTDTITVGSPIFGRLAERAVLVPYLRRLITKRNHHLLAEIA encoded by the coding sequence ATGCCGTCAACATTCGTCATCGTGACCGACGCCGATGTGAGCGCGCGGAAGCTGTTTGAGATCTCTCTCGACATCGATGCGCACGTGTCGTCGATGCACCAATCCGGCGAGCGGGCGATCGCGGGCACGACCTCCGGCACGATCGGTCTGGGTGAGACCGTGACCTGGCGCGCACGTCACTTCGGCATCTGGTTCTCGATGACGTCGAAGATCACCGCACTCGAGAGCCCTACCCGGTTCGTCGACCAGCAGGTGCGCGGGCCGTTCAAGGCGTTCGTGCACGAGCATAGGTTCGAGTCCGTGGCGGATGGATGCCGGATGACCGACACCATCACCGTCGGATCTCCCATCTTCGGGCGGCTTGCGGAGCGCGCAGTCCTCGTGCCCTACTTGCGGCGCTTGATCACCAAGCGCAACCATCACCTGCTTGCAGAGATCGCGTGA
- a CDS encoding NYN domain-containing protein, protein MAQQNDLVAVLIDADNVSPARIGAVMTEVAQYGTASVKRVYGDWTKPQLASWKTAASEHVIQPMQQFANTAGKNATDSALIIDAMDLLYTGRFQAFCIVSSDSDFTRLASRIREDGVTVYGFGERKTPEAFRNACDRFTYLDVLAEPSTADTDTAALKSRIPSAQLRIDGPLVSSLRAAIGGASLDDGWADLAAVGSLVRKQRPDFDSRNWGYAKLSDLVREIGLFEVGPRPGGGVRVKLTPRAK, encoded by the coding sequence GTGGCTCAGCAGAACGACCTCGTCGCCGTCCTCATCGACGCGGACAACGTCTCTCCCGCACGCATCGGCGCCGTGATGACTGAGGTCGCCCAGTACGGGACAGCGTCCGTCAAGCGGGTGTACGGCGACTGGACGAAACCGCAGCTGGCCAGCTGGAAGACGGCGGCGAGTGAGCACGTCATTCAACCCATGCAGCAGTTCGCGAACACCGCCGGCAAGAACGCCACCGACAGCGCCCTCATCATCGACGCGATGGACCTGCTGTACACCGGGCGGTTCCAGGCTTTCTGCATCGTCTCTAGCGACAGCGACTTCACCCGCCTCGCGTCCCGCATCCGGGAAGACGGCGTCACCGTCTACGGGTTCGGGGAACGGAAGACGCCCGAGGCGTTCCGCAACGCCTGCGATCGATTCACTTATCTCGATGTGCTCGCTGAGCCGTCGACGGCGGACACCGACACCGCCGCTCTGAAGTCGCGCATCCCGTCGGCGCAGCTCCGCATCGACGGTCCCCTGGTCAGCTCGCTGCGTGCCGCGATCGGCGGCGCGTCCCTCGACGACGGATGGGCCGACCTCGCCGCGGTCGGCTCGCTCGTGCGTAAGCAGCGACCAGACTTCGACTCACGCAACTGGGGATACGCGAAACTCTCCGACCTCGTGCGCGAGATCGGACTCTTCGAGGTCGGACCCCGTCCCGGCGGCGGTGTGCGGGTCAAGCTCACACCGCGCGCGAAGTAG
- a CDS encoding NUDIX hydrolase: protein MTIEPPAPGEPRRPFGSRNPGDAWVVAPDGTRYWGRFGAAGLLAIDAERGILLQHRVSWSHHGDTWALPGGARHEGESASDGALREAAEEAGVPDGAIRPRMLSVLDLGYWSYTTLVGDVAEAFEPEISDPESRELAWVAADAIDRYPLHPGFADSWTTLRPLLAVRPAVVVDIANVVGAVPDGWWRDRAGAAGRLTGRIAALAEAGAPAGVLDLPGHTWFPEWVAVVEGRASDARGAAGVELVRAPGSGDDEIVAQTVRLVEAGRTVTVVTSDRELAARVTQAGAIARGARWLLDLLD, encoded by the coding sequence GTGACGATCGAGCCGCCTGCCCCCGGTGAGCCGCGACGCCCGTTCGGGTCGCGGAACCCCGGCGACGCGTGGGTCGTCGCCCCCGACGGCACCCGCTATTGGGGGCGGTTCGGTGCGGCTGGACTGCTCGCGATCGACGCCGAGCGCGGCATCCTGCTGCAGCACCGTGTCTCCTGGAGTCATCACGGCGACACCTGGGCGCTGCCGGGCGGTGCGCGACATGAGGGCGAGTCCGCCTCCGACGGCGCACTGCGTGAGGCGGCCGAGGAGGCCGGCGTCCCCGATGGCGCGATCCGGCCGCGGATGCTGAGCGTCCTGGATCTCGGGTACTGGTCGTACACCACGCTCGTCGGCGACGTGGCGGAGGCGTTCGAGCCGGAGATCAGCGACCCGGAGAGCCGGGAGCTCGCCTGGGTCGCGGCCGATGCCATCGACCGATACCCCCTGCATCCGGGTTTCGCGGACTCGTGGACGACGCTGCGCCCCCTCCTGGCAGTCCGCCCGGCGGTCGTCGTCGACATCGCCAATGTCGTCGGCGCCGTCCCCGACGGTTGGTGGCGCGATCGCGCAGGTGCCGCCGGACGTCTGACCGGGCGGATCGCCGCGCTCGCCGAGGCGGGTGCTCCCGCCGGCGTCCTGGATCTGCCGGGTCACACCTGGTTCCCGGAGTGGGTCGCTGTCGTGGAGGGGCGGGCATCCGACGCGCGCGGTGCGGCCGGCGTCGAGCTGGTGAGGGCGCCCGGCTCCGGCGACGACGAGATCGTCGCGCAGACCGTGCGGCTCGTCGAGGCTGGTCGCACCGTGACCGTCGTCACCAGCGACCGCGAACTCGCGGCCCGCGTGACGCAGGCGGGCGCGATCGCGCGGGGTGCCCGCTGGCTGCTCGACCTGCTCGACTGA
- a CDS encoding GNAT family N-acetyltransferase, with product MDYELDDDPARIQADVVWGWLSTDAYWGRWRTRADIDAQLASAWRVVGAYRADTGEQVGFARAVSDGVGFAYLADVFVLPEHRGHALGKRLMSHMIDQGPGRDFRWVLFTGDAHGLYEQFGFAAPDQTAMVRPSRQG from the coding sequence ATGGACTACGAACTCGACGACGACCCCGCACGGATCCAGGCGGATGTCGTGTGGGGATGGCTCTCGACCGACGCGTACTGGGGTCGCTGGCGCACGCGTGCCGACATCGACGCCCAGCTCGCCTCGGCGTGGCGGGTCGTCGGCGCGTACCGTGCCGACACCGGCGAGCAGGTCGGCTTCGCCCGCGCCGTCTCGGACGGCGTGGGCTTCGCGTACCTCGCCGATGTCTTCGTGCTGCCCGAGCACCGCGGCCACGCGCTCGGCAAGCGCCTCATGTCCCACATGATCGACCAGGGCCCTGGTCGCGATTTCCGCTGGGTGCTGTTCACCGGGGACGCGCACGGGCTGTACGAGCAGTTCGGCTTCGCCGCGCCGGATCAGACCGCGATGGTGCGCCCCAGCCGCCAAGGCTGA
- the cmk gene encoding (d)CMP kinase — MTDPSAPAGVDEPIVVAIDGPAGSGKSSVSKQVARRLGFGYLDTGAAYRALAWHALAHGVDTSDSASVLDVVGDFDYAISLDPDAYWVRVGQTDVTAAIRETHVTEAVSGVARVPAVRESVNALFRSLVDGSGRPGVVIEGRDITTVVAPDAPVRILLTASPAVRAARRSAEVTTQSAADVAEALHRRDAADSTVVDFLTAAPGVTVVDSTDLDFDQTVEAVIGVISTVTSAQTGATHGR; from the coding sequence ATGACTGACCCATCGGCCCCCGCGGGCGTCGACGAGCCGATCGTCGTGGCCATCGACGGACCCGCCGGCAGCGGCAAGTCCAGTGTGTCCAAGCAGGTCGCACGGCGCCTCGGCTTCGGCTACCTCGACACCGGAGCCGCGTACCGCGCGCTCGCCTGGCACGCGCTGGCGCACGGCGTGGACACATCCGACTCGGCATCCGTCCTCGACGTCGTCGGCGACTTCGACTATGCGATCTCGCTCGACCCCGACGCGTACTGGGTGCGCGTCGGGCAGACGGACGTCACCGCGGCGATCCGAGAGACCCACGTCACCGAGGCCGTCAGCGGTGTGGCCCGCGTGCCCGCCGTCCGCGAGTCGGTGAACGCGCTGTTCCGGTCGCTGGTCGACGGATCCGGACGCCCCGGCGTCGTCATCGAAGGGCGTGACATCACGACGGTCGTCGCCCCGGATGCGCCTGTGCGGATCCTGCTGACGGCATCGCCCGCCGTGCGGGCGGCGCGTCGCAGCGCCGAGGTCACCACGCAGTCGGCGGCCGATGTCGCCGAGGCGCTGCACCGCCGCGACGCGGCGGACTCGACCGTGGTCGACTTCCTGACCGCGGCGCCCGGCGTCACGGTGGTGGATTCGACCGATTTGGACTTCGATCAGACCGTGGAAGCGGTCATCGGCGTGATCTCCACGGTCACGTCGGCACAGACGGGAGCGACCCATGGGCGCTGA
- a CDS encoding GNAT family N-acetyltransferase has protein sequence MPTITIEPATASRFDDAEHALTGGGDGPSCQCQWWMLSSTEFNRTTKPERLELLRAQTGDDLPPGLIAYVDGQAAGWVKVAPRTAQPRLARTRAYAGSPEPWDDPDVWAVSCFVVRREHRGAGLNAALLDAAIDFARAHGARSIEAYPIDTRMGTKVSSNELFHGALSTFVGAGFREVARPKPHVVIVSLTLA, from the coding sequence ATGCCGACGATCACGATCGAGCCCGCCACCGCATCCCGCTTCGATGACGCGGAGCACGCCCTCACCGGCGGGGGCGACGGTCCCAGCTGCCAGTGCCAGTGGTGGATGCTGAGCAGCACCGAGTTCAACCGCACCACCAAGCCGGAGCGCCTCGAGCTGCTGCGCGCGCAGACCGGCGACGACCTGCCGCCCGGACTCATCGCCTATGTCGACGGCCAGGCTGCGGGCTGGGTCAAGGTCGCGCCGCGCACGGCGCAGCCGCGACTGGCCCGCACCCGCGCGTACGCCGGTTCGCCCGAGCCATGGGACGACCCGGACGTCTGGGCCGTCAGCTGCTTCGTCGTGCGCCGGGAGCACCGGGGCGCGGGCCTGAATGCGGCGCTCCTCGACGCGGCGATCGACTTCGCCCGCGCCCATGGCGCGCGCAGCATCGAGGCCTACCCCATCGACACCCGCATGGGCACGAAGGTGTCGTCGAACGAGCTGTTCCACGGTGCCCTGTCGACATTCGTCGGGGCCGGCTTCCGCGAGGTCGCCCGCCCGAAGCCGCACGTCGTGATCGTGTCGCTCACGCTGGCGTGA
- a CDS encoding glycoside hydrolase family 55 protein, which yields MTARSFHARQLAAAGLGVALIAAALTAVPASAAPRHGDSAHPDFGPNVTIYGPDTPLDQIQSELDALADEQRDAEMSAERHAVYFLPGDYGTAEAPLQFEVGYYTEVAGLGASPEDVNVNGAIEVYNRCLGDEANPNCIALVNFWRTISNLSLEVNGAGQDGCRASANFWAVSQAVSMRRLDISGANLSLMDYCTAGPQYASGGFIADSRLPFVISGSQQQWLTRNSEVAGWSNGVWNQVFSGVVGAPSEANFPAEPYTTVAQTPVSREKPYLYVDDAGRYKVRVPAVRTNTSGVSWADGETAGRSIPISDFYIAKPGDSARKINAALALGKNLLFTPGVYDIDRTLQVWRPGTVVLGMGHATLTAKKGATPITVADVPGVVLAGLTVDAGEKLSRVLVKVGHGQGSGHLGKLSKKDPITLSDVYFRVGGPHVGKATTALEINADNVLIDHTWVWRADHGVEGFTNGVNGDTDRWRTNTGRNGVIVNGDNVTATGLFVEHFQRYNLLWKGDKGRVILYQNELPYDPPTQKDWTQRDGTLGYPGYVVGDDVKSHRLDGGGVYVFNQNNPSIITENGFSVPDAPGVKLHHIMTVNLSAGTITHVVNGVGGQADNTNTGSPQFIVDYPAS from the coding sequence ATGACCGCACGCTCTTTCCATGCTCGACAGCTGGCTGCGGCCGGCCTCGGCGTCGCCCTGATCGCCGCCGCACTCACCGCCGTTCCTGCCTCGGCAGCCCCGAGGCACGGCGACTCGGCGCATCCTGACTTCGGTCCGAACGTCACGATCTACGGCCCGGATACCCCGCTGGATCAGATCCAGAGCGAACTCGACGCTCTCGCCGACGAACAGCGCGACGCGGAGATGAGCGCCGAGCGTCACGCGGTCTACTTCCTGCCGGGCGACTACGGCACCGCGGAGGCTCCGCTGCAATTCGAGGTCGGGTATTACACCGAGGTCGCGGGGCTGGGCGCGTCACCGGAGGACGTGAACGTCAACGGAGCCATCGAGGTGTACAACCGCTGCCTCGGCGATGAGGCGAATCCGAACTGCATCGCGCTCGTCAACTTCTGGCGCACGATCTCGAACCTGTCGCTGGAAGTCAACGGCGCCGGACAGGACGGATGCCGGGCGAGCGCGAACTTCTGGGCCGTGTCGCAGGCGGTGTCGATGCGTCGGCTGGACATCTCGGGCGCAAACCTGTCACTCATGGACTACTGCACCGCCGGGCCGCAGTACGCCAGCGGCGGGTTCATCGCCGATTCTCGGCTGCCCTTCGTGATCAGCGGATCGCAGCAGCAGTGGCTCACCCGCAACAGCGAGGTGGCCGGCTGGAGCAACGGCGTGTGGAACCAGGTGTTCTCCGGGGTGGTGGGCGCGCCGAGTGAGGCGAACTTCCCCGCAGAGCCGTACACGACCGTCGCGCAGACGCCGGTCAGCCGGGAGAAGCCGTACCTGTACGTGGACGACGCCGGGCGATACAAGGTGCGCGTGCCCGCGGTGCGGACGAACACGAGCGGCGTCTCGTGGGCAGACGGGGAGACGGCGGGGCGCAGCATCCCGATCTCCGACTTCTACATCGCCAAGCCGGGCGACTCGGCGCGGAAGATCAACGCTGCGCTCGCGCTCGGCAAGAACCTCCTGTTCACACCGGGTGTCTACGACATCGACCGCACCCTCCAGGTGTGGCGACCCGGGACCGTCGTGCTCGGCATGGGGCACGCGACGCTCACCGCAAAGAAGGGTGCGACGCCGATCACGGTCGCCGATGTGCCTGGTGTGGTCCTCGCCGGTCTGACCGTGGATGCGGGCGAGAAGCTGTCGCGCGTGCTCGTCAAGGTCGGTCACGGCCAGGGATCGGGCCACCTCGGCAAGCTGTCGAAGAAGGACCCGATCACTCTCAGCGACGTGTACTTCCGCGTCGGCGGACCGCACGTGGGCAAGGCGACGACGGCGCTGGAGATCAATGCGGACAACGTCCTCATCGATCACACGTGGGTCTGGCGCGCCGACCATGGCGTCGAGGGGTTCACGAACGGCGTGAACGGCGACACCGATCGCTGGCGCACCAACACGGGACGCAACGGTGTCATCGTCAACGGTGACAACGTCACCGCCACGGGCCTGTTCGTGGAGCACTTCCAGCGGTACAACCTGCTCTGGAAGGGCGACAAGGGGCGGGTGATCCTGTACCAGAACGAACTGCCGTACGACCCGCCCACGCAGAAGGACTGGACGCAGCGCGACGGGACGCTCGGCTACCCGGGCTACGTCGTCGGCGACGATGTGAAGTCGCACCGGCTGGACGGCGGCGGGGTGTACGTCTTCAACCAGAACAACCCGTCGATCATCACCGAGAACGGATTCTCGGTGCCGGACGCGCCCGGCGTGAAGCTGCATCACATCATGACGGTGAACCTGTCGGCAGGCACGATCACGCACGTCGTCAACGGGGTCGGCGGTCAGGCCGACAACACCAACACCGGGTCTCCGCAGTTCATCGTGGACTACCCGGCGTCCTGA
- a CDS encoding potassium channel family protein, translating to MAKFSLSSAGVSRRIAEADSVAVIGLGRFGSALALELMDYGTEVLGIDLDEDLVQTLNGRLTQVVRGDSTRAEVLTQLAVNEFDRVVVGIGGDISASILTCSVLLTMDIPVIWAKAVDDRHGLILEQLGVHHVIYPEEDMGRRVAHLVRGAALDYIEVAPGYALVKAPAPTTVLGTPLGDTQIRRRYGVTIAAFQHSDQAWTNADNSTVLESGDTILIVGRTKDAEAFAQLR from the coding sequence TTGGCTAAGTTCTCGCTGAGTTCCGCCGGCGTCTCCCGCCGCATCGCAGAAGCGGACTCCGTCGCCGTGATCGGTCTGGGTCGCTTCGGCAGCGCTCTGGCCCTGGAGCTGATGGACTACGGCACCGAGGTCCTCGGAATCGACCTCGACGAGGACCTCGTGCAGACCCTCAACGGTCGGCTCACGCAGGTCGTCCGCGGCGACTCCACTCGAGCCGAGGTGCTCACCCAGCTCGCCGTCAACGAGTTCGACCGGGTCGTCGTCGGCATCGGCGGCGACATCTCCGCATCGATACTCACCTGCTCGGTCCTGCTCACGATGGACATCCCGGTGATCTGGGCGAAAGCGGTTGACGATCGACACGGGCTGATCCTGGAGCAGCTCGGCGTGCACCATGTCATCTATCCGGAGGAGGACATGGGCCGCCGCGTCGCGCATCTGGTCCGCGGCGCCGCGCTGGACTACATCGAAGTGGCCCCGGGTTACGCGCTCGTGAAGGCTCCGGCCCCCACAACGGTCCTGGGAACGCCGCTCGGCGATACCCAGATCCGCCGCCGCTACGGCGTCACCATCGCGGCATTCCAGCACTCCGACCAGGCATGGACGAACGCGGACAACTCCACCGTCCTCGAGAGTGGCGACACCATCCTCATCGTCGGCCGCACCAAGGATGCAGAGGCGTTCGCGCAGCTCCGCTGA
- a CDS encoding lysoplasmalogenase yields the protein MPLAADSRIAPRDASAPSRRAAWGFVLYAVVSIAHVLFLAVDSPLAAPTKLMLMPALALAVALGLRGAPWGAGPALMISAITLSWIGDGAGTFLPFLPTVPAMLLFFGLAHICYIRLFWRHLAVRALPPWSAVYALWWGVLLAVLWPHLGGLLVAVAVYGVVLGGTAVAASRCNPLVIWGSVFFLSSDSVLAFRLFLPDAMPDWTSPLVMATYCLGQGLIAAGALAEIRIRTVRAASE from the coding sequence GTGCCCCTCGCCGCCGACTCGCGCATCGCGCCGCGCGATGCATCCGCACCATCGCGCCGTGCCGCATGGGGCTTCGTCCTCTACGCGGTCGTCTCGATCGCGCACGTGCTGTTCCTCGCCGTCGATTCGCCGCTGGCCGCCCCGACCAAGCTGATGCTCATGCCGGCTCTCGCCCTCGCGGTGGCGCTCGGTCTGCGCGGCGCACCGTGGGGTGCGGGCCCGGCACTCATGATCTCCGCCATCACCCTGTCGTGGATCGGCGACGGCGCCGGCACCTTCCTGCCCTTCCTGCCGACGGTCCCGGCGATGCTGCTCTTCTTCGGACTCGCGCACATCTGCTACATCCGGCTCTTCTGGCGCCACCTCGCCGTGCGCGCACTGCCACCATGGTCCGCGGTCTACGCGCTCTGGTGGGGCGTGCTCCTGGCGGTGCTCTGGCCCCACCTCGGCGGCCTGCTCGTCGCCGTCGCCGTGTACGGCGTGGTGCTGGGCGGCACGGCGGTCGCCGCATCCCGCTGCAATCCGCTCGTGATCTGGGGCAGCGTCTTCTTCCTCTCCTCCGATTCGGTGCTGGCCTTCCGGCTCTTCCTGCCCGACGCGATGCCCGATTGGACCAGCCCGCTGGTCATGGCCACCTACTGCCTCGGGCAGGGGCTCATCGCCGCCGGCGCCCTCGCGGAGATCCGCATCCGCACGGTGAGGGCGGCGTCGGAGTGA
- the der gene encoding ribosome biogenesis GTPase Der: MGAEDEEYVGGPDRLEEKLTDLDEVLAEQRATALRAGLSDYELDDEDAALLAGVELGEDGIEFLPALPVIAIVGRPNVGKSALVNRILGRREAVVEDTPGVTRDRVTYKGEWMDRRFSLVDTGGWEPDAKGIDASVAAQAEIAIDLSDVVLFVVDAMVGATSTDEHVVRLLRKSGKPVFLVANKIDDARHEPEAAALWNLGLGEPHPVSAIHGRGVADLLDEVLKVLPEISAVAKHEIGGPRRVAILGRPNVGKSSLLNKAAGEERVVVNDLAGTTRDPVDEIVDLGGKLWRFVDTAGIRRRVHLQQGADFYASLRTSAALEKAEVAVVVLDVSESLSEQDVRIIDLVLESGRALVLAFNKWDRLNDEDLENADRRRYLEREIEQDLAHVAWAPRVNISARTGRHLDKLVPALETALESWDRRIPTGKFNAFLSELVAEHPHPLRGGKQPRILFGTQASTRPPTFVLFTTGFLDPGYRRFIQRRLRELYSFEGTPIVVNMRVREKRQR; this comes from the coding sequence ATGGGCGCTGAAGATGAAGAGTACGTGGGCGGTCCTGACCGCCTCGAAGAGAAGCTGACAGACCTCGACGAGGTGCTCGCCGAGCAGCGCGCCACCGCCCTGCGGGCCGGGCTCAGCGACTACGAGCTGGATGATGAGGATGCGGCGCTCCTCGCCGGCGTCGAGCTCGGCGAGGACGGCATCGAGTTCCTGCCCGCGCTCCCCGTGATCGCCATCGTCGGCCGCCCGAACGTCGGCAAGTCCGCGCTGGTGAACCGGATCCTCGGCCGCCGCGAGGCTGTCGTCGAGGACACCCCCGGCGTCACCCGCGACCGCGTCACCTACAAGGGCGAGTGGATGGACCGCCGGTTCTCGCTCGTCGACACCGGCGGCTGGGAGCCGGACGCGAAGGGGATCGACGCGTCGGTCGCGGCGCAGGCCGAGATCGCCATCGACCTCTCCGACGTCGTGCTGTTCGTCGTCGACGCGATGGTCGGCGCCACCTCCACCGACGAGCACGTCGTGCGCCTGCTGCGCAAGAGCGGCAAGCCCGTGTTCCTCGTCGCGAACAAGATCGACGACGCCCGCCACGAACCAGAGGCCGCCGCGCTCTGGAACCTCGGCCTCGGCGAGCCGCACCCGGTCTCCGCCATCCACGGCCGTGGTGTCGCCGACCTCCTCGACGAGGTCCTGAAGGTCCTGCCCGAGATCTCCGCTGTCGCCAAGCACGAGATCGGCGGCCCGCGCCGGGTGGCGATCCTCGGTCGCCCGAACGTGGGCAAGTCCTCGCTGCTCAACAAGGCCGCGGGGGAGGAGCGGGTCGTCGTCAACGACCTCGCCGGCACCACCCGCGATCCGGTCGATGAGATCGTCGACCTCGGCGGCAAGCTCTGGCGCTTCGTCGACACCGCAGGCATCCGCCGTCGCGTGCACCTGCAGCAGGGCGCCGACTTCTACGCGTCCCTGCGCACCTCGGCCGCGCTCGAGAAGGCCGAAGTCGCCGTCGTCGTGCTCGACGTGTCGGAGTCGCTGAGCGAGCAGGACGTGCGCATCATCGACCTCGTGCTCGAGTCTGGCCGTGCGCTCGTCCTCGCCTTCAACAAGTGGGACCGTCTGAACGACGAGGACCTCGAGAACGCCGACCGCCGTCGTTACCTCGAGCGCGAGATCGAGCAGGACCTCGCGCATGTCGCGTGGGCGCCCCGCGTCAACATCTCCGCCCGCACGGGGCGTCACCTCGACAAGCTCGTGCCCGCGCTCGAGACGGCGCTCGAGTCGTGGGATCGCCGTATCCCCACCGGCAAGTTCAACGCGTTCCTGTCCGAGCTCGTCGCCGAGCACCCGCACCCGCTGCGGGGTGGCAAGCAGCCGCGCATCCTGTTCGGCACGCAGGCCTCGACCAGGCCGCCGACGTTCGTGCTGTTCACGACCGGCTTCCTCGACCCCGGGTACCGGCGCTTCATCCAGCGCCGCCTCCGCGAGCTGTACAGCTTCGAGGGCACGCCGATCGTGGTCAACATGCGGGTGCGGGAGAAGCGCCAGCGCTGA
- a CDS encoding RNA-binding S4 domain-containing protein: MTDAGSARVDSWLWAVRIYKTRSAATSACRAGHVRVNGEKAKAAQPVRPGDELRVRIAGFDRILVVKQPITKRVGAVPAAAAVDDRTPPRDPTPRVAERDRGAGRPTKRERRDIEKFLGR; encoded by the coding sequence GTGACCGATGCCGGCTCCGCGCGCGTCGACTCGTGGCTCTGGGCGGTCCGCATCTACAAGACCCGCTCGGCAGCCACGTCGGCATGCCGCGCCGGGCATGTGCGGGTGAACGGCGAGAAGGCCAAGGCGGCGCAGCCGGTGCGACCGGGTGACGAGCTGCGCGTGCGCATCGCCGGTTTCGACCGCATCCTGGTCGTGAAGCAGCCGATCACCAAGCGCGTCGGCGCGGTGCCGGCCGCCGCCGCGGTCGACGACCGCACTCCCCCGCGCGATCCGACCCCGCGGGTCGCGGAGCGCGACCGTGGTGCCGGACGCCCGACGAAGCGCGAGCGTCGCGACATCGAGAAGTTCCTGGGGCGGTAG